In Chlorocebus sabaeus isolate Y175 chromosome 11, mChlSab1.0.hap1, whole genome shotgun sequence, one DNA window encodes the following:
- the LOC140712722 gene encoding LOW QUALITY PROTEIN: uncharacterized protein (The sequence of the model RefSeq protein was modified relative to this genomic sequence to represent the inferred CDS: deleted 1 base in 1 codon) has product MREVVSGPRSPARLARPRQLTWFPRAPRSRARPPHAPLRARRPGPPSPAGPAAAASSAQRPGSPAVPPSGPAGRGRLLSAGPFASPGQAPSPRDPAALLPATTRSPRRPAPRDAPLPATTCSPRPPCAALSPCSRPGLQQGPPRAPGTPRPVLLARSAPRDPQGPSCPAPGARLSGASAPSQPRSLPASRRVGRGPRKKGAPRPSRQLSGLHRLRGHEARKLGRGEGKKHRLDSGTRLSPLTSPSRDLWGVAILGLETRKPRRGEMKPPSGCFAAKPEPPCFLSGGSWSRVLAQLLCHRPRGRISSGTCSPLASREQSVCSSSRNCFATFGGNLELPTQLSGLR; this is encoded by the exons ATGCGGGAAGTGGTCTCGGGGCCCCGCTCCCCTGCCCGGCTCGCCCGCCCGCGTCAGCTGACCTGGTTTCCGCGGGCCCCGCGCTCCCGGGCCCGGCCGCCCCACGCCCCACTCCGCGCCCGCCGGCCCggccctccctccccagctggCCCGGCTGCCGCGGCCTCTTCAGCCCAGCGCCCGGGGTCG CCTGCAGTTCCCCCGAGTGGGCCCGCAGGCCGCGGCCGCCTGCTCAGCGCAGGACCCTTCGCCTCCCCGGGACAGGCGCCTTCACCTCGGGACCCGGCCGCCCTGCTCCCCGCGACTACCCGCTCCCCGCGACGCCCGGCTCCCCGCGACGCCCCGCTCCCCGCGACTACCTGCTCTCCGCGGCCGCCCTGCGCCGCTCTGTCCCCCTGCAGCCGCCCAGGCCTCCAGCAAGGGCCGCCGAGGGCTCCAGGCACACCCAGGCCCGTCCTTCTCGCCCGCAGCGCCCCCCGGGACCCTCAGGGACCCTCCTGCCCTGCCCCCGGGGCGCGGCTGTCTGGAGCCTCGGCGCCGTCGCAGCCTCGCAGCCTCCCAGCCTCGCGCCGCGTGGGGCGGGGACCGCGGAAGAAAGGGGCGCCGCGGCCGTCGCGCCAGCTCTCGGGCCTACATCGGCTCCGCGGCCACGAGGCTCGCAAActagggaggggagaagggaagaaacaCCGATTGGATTCGGGAACACGACTCAGTCCCCTCACGTCACCCTCCCGAGACCTGTGGGGCGTCGCCATTTTAGGGCTGGAGACGAGGAAACCGAGGCGCGGAGAGATGAAGCCACCGAGCGGCTGCTTTGCGGCGAAGCCAGAGCCACCATGTTTTCTCAGCGGCGGGAGCTGGAGCCGCGTCTTAGCGCAGCTGCTCTGCCACCGGCCAAGGGGTCGCATCTCTTCTGGAACTTGCTCCCCGCTCGCATCACGGGAGCAGTCGGTCTGCTCTTCCAGTAGAAACTGTTTTGCCACTTTCGGGGGGAATCTTGAGTTACCAACTCAGCTCTCGGGTCTTAGATAA